Genomic window (Drosophila sulfurigaster albostrigata strain 15112-1811.04 chromosome 2R, ASM2355843v2, whole genome shotgun sequence):
CTCTTGTCGAagccgttttttttttctttttttattgtacttGTTTGTACTTTGACATCAAATTTCATGTTttccattaaatttgcaaGTTGTAATAATGTGACACTGGTTTATATTATGCATTATTTTATGACATActaatatgttttttgttttctttttttttgttgtaggaTTCTCTTTTTCGATTTCAATATGAAGCGCCAAAAATGATTGAAATGTGTGAATCGTCATCTTGAAAAGGTTTTGTTTCTGttgattgaaattaaagtaaCTGCAACACGTAACAAAgaaacaaccaaaacaaaacaaaatacaagaaGGAAAGGAAACGTTAAACACTAACGAAGATTAATTTCTGattaacaaaacaacacaaggAAGAAGCCAGAAAACAGCAGAAAAAACCACGGTGCAGTAATTTGTATCTTTAAAAGCAGCCGCAAGGAACCGCAATCAATCAACAAACTataaacagacaaacaacaaacaaaaggaACATGGATAAAAATCTAATGATGCCCAAGCGTTCGCGCATGGACGTTAAAACCAACTTTGCCAATGGCCCACTGCAGGCGCGACCATTGGTTGCCCTGCTGGATGGACGCGACTGTTCGATCGAGATGCCCATACTGAAGGATGTGGCTACAGTGGCCTTCTGCGATGCACAGAGCACATCCGAAATACACGAGAAGGTAAGTCGACACAAATGACTGACAGCTTTTAACtccatttgatttatttatgtgttctGTTTTGCGTTTTGCAGGTGCTGAATGAAGCAGTTGGCGCATTGATGTGGCACACTATCATCTTGACTAAGGAAGATCttgaaaaatttaaagctttaCGCATCATTGTACGCATTGGCAGCGGCACAGATAACATCGATGTTAAAGCCGCTGGCGAGTTGGGAATTGCAGTGTGCAACGTCCCCGGCTATGGTGTCGAGGAGGTGGCAGACACAACAATGTGCTTGATTTTGAACCTATATCGGCGCACCTATTGGCTGGCGAATATGGTGCGAGAGGGCAAGAAGTTTACCGGCCCTGAGCAAGTGCGAGAGGCGGCGCATGTAAGTCGTAATCTTTATTCTgaccaacaaaaatatgtaataatttataaactattttgtttttagggCTGCGCACGTATTCGTGGCGATACCTTAGGATTAGTTGGATTGGGTCGCATTGGTAGCGCTGTGGCGTTGAGGGCAAAAGCATTCGGCTTCAATGTTATATTCTACGATCCCTACCTACCCGATGGCATTGACAAATCGCTCGGCCTCACACGCGTCTATACCCTGCAGGATCTGCTCTTTCAGTCCGACTGCGTCTCACTGCATTGCACACTTAACGAGCACAATCATCATTTAATCAATGAATTCACAATTAAACAGGTAAAATCGCAAATGCGAAATTATCCAATCTGTTCAAATATTAATGATAGTTAATGTGCATTTTAGATGCGACCTGGAGCATTTCTGGTGAACACCGCCCGCGGCGGTCTGGTTGATGACGAGACTTTGGCGTTGGCACTGAAACAGGGACGGATAAGAGCAGCCGCATTGGATGTGCACGAGAATGAACCATACAATGTATTTCAAGTAAGAGATTGTTGTAAAACGAAACCTTTTACGCAATCTGAGATGAAGCCGCAACCACGCTTGGCATGTTTCATACTAAACGAAattctattttcatatttcaggGTGCACTGAAAGATGCTCCAAATCTGATTTGCACACCACATGCCGCCTTCTTCAGCGATGCATCCGCAACGGAGCTGCGCGAAATGGCAGCCACCGAAATACGACGAGCGATTGTCGGCAATATTCCAGAAGTGCTGAGGAATTGCGTTAACAAGGAGTACTTCATGCGCACGCCGCCCACAGCTGCGGCCGGCGGTGTTGCGGCGGCTGTTTATCCCGAAGGTAAACTACAAATGATATCAAATCAAGAAAAGTAGTGGGAGGCTGAAACAGATGCCAGGGGAGAGAGCGTTACAaacaacataacaaaaaaCCACAAACAGTAACAGAAATCAGAAATcgtttatacacacacacacaccatatatatatatacacacaaacaatcacaagcaaacaaatacacatacacatacatattaacacaacaacacacacatttatgcAGCGACAAAACATACTTCTATAATTCTTCTGATTCATttgcaagcacacacatacaacatataaatacatatataaaatgagagagatagagagaatcGCGTTCGATGAAGATTTTAAAGAATGCGTGCTATAAAAGTTGATATATAAGTTAAACAGATTAAgctctataaatatatatattatttggaaGTGACTTTTTTGGATCGCACTTCAAACATGGCAAAGTGAATGtttgatgacgatgaggagAGGTTTAGAGCGCGACCGATGTTGGGTCAAAAGTTATAAAtgattatacatacatatacaaatcaaaatcatGCATAGTAAGCTTTATAACTGCAAACGCTTAACAACTGAATCGACTTAGCACTAACAAATCCGTTGTTGCATATGTGTATGGGtttacaaacaacaaaagaaaaatagtgaAAGTATTGCGGTTTATTCTAGACTTAGTTGGGTCTGAAGCAAAACAAGTAGCACCTccaaaactaattgaaaaatgattGTTAAAACATTAACTCTGTGTATTCCAAATAGGTTCGATTAGGATTTAATGCAACCGCAAGTGCAAAAGTACTTACAAATTGATTGTCCTCCAAAATTCCTGGCCCAGGCTCCCCAACTTGTCAGCGTTTGTAGTTAGAGTAAAACTATAATTTCGTTTTGTGTaatgtacaataatatatatatatgcgtatgtagatatgtatgtatatgtgttaacatatatatgtataattcataattatttacaGCAAAAGgtgaaagtaaacaatttgatggattgttcttgttgttaattgttttgagACCCTGCCTCACACATGATTAATATAACCTACTTTACAAACATGAACAACAACTATTTAACTCTCAgtcaatacaaaatatttaaaatatatgaaaacattttgatgAATGCTACTATATTGATACGTGGTACAATACCGTAAAATGTGTAATTGTAATAGTACTAACCAAGCACAAAGTTTTATAGACCTCTGTAGCTTCCAATGCCTCTAAAGCTGTAGTGAGCAAACgcaaagtattatttttaagaacCGATTGATTCAGCGCCATAAATTACTGACTTTCTTTCAAATATGCcaaacaacataaacaaaaaaactaaaactgatgaaatgacaaaatgtgttaaattatgcgattcattatttatgttgCTCGATTACCACTGCTCTATAATGCATAATGATCTCATCATCCAAGTTTATTTTCGCCTTGCGTAAAGATCGTAACATTCTGAGACCACAATATAATTAACTACACACAATTATACTCTGAGAAGAAGTAATGACAACACGGCGCGAGAAGTAGAAccacatctataaataataataataataaagaaaagagagtaaaattaatacatagtctatgtaaatttaaaatatataacagaaattatattaaaacacaaaacaaacaaaaacaaaataattgctATTAAAACACTTAGATTAACTTTAATGATAAAGGCAGTTAAACAAACCAGAAGataagaaaaaagtaaaaatataaaaacaaaaaacagcacaTTATGATCAACCGAGTAGTCGGTACATTTAAGAATTGTTAGcgtaaaaaatttaagaatatttacaGAAACAACataagaaaaagagaaaaaaaataacgaaacaaacaaaggcgcaaaagtataattttgtaaaatttttgcaatttatgttaataattaaacaattaatgcAATTGACGCCAagtttttcacatttattctttattaattttcgcTCAAGACCAATATCAGCAAAACTCAAAACATATTccttaaataaaactaaataaaagtcatcaagttttttttttcaatatatattttgttttgttttgaaaacaaaatttatgaaatttcaaGCACAAAACAACACATAGGCatagaaacaaacaaacaaacacatacatacacccgcataaatatacatttacatatatatatttatatatattatggaGCATAAAAAACACTCAGAAATCCCAAAacacataacaacaacacaacatgcatccacacacacacatacacacaagaTCCTACGAGCATATAGcgagctgcaacaacaaatgagcaaaataaagttaaacagaaaaaaagaggaaattaATAAGCATAAGCGTAAAAGTAAAgagacaaaaaaataaaatactgttattttgtaatgtataaaaatatttttaataactgtgaaagctaaataaaattaaaaactattgaAGAAACCAGAGCAAGTTAATTTCAAAGTCAACCAACTAATGAACCGAACCTTtccagaaaacaaaaatgcagtaaaatgaaaacaacaaaattatcaaataaaaccaaatctTTAATGAACACcaattattgttgcttttgtgtggCGCTTCGttgcaaaattgttgaaatcaaatcttatttattttaaattttttttttttgttgtatataaattttcattttttccttTGGGATGATGGAATCATTGagtgcagagcagagcaagcgtaatatttaataaacgaaaacgaaatgatgaataaataaatagatttataaaTAGAGTACAATTTTGCATTCCCCTTATAGAAAGTCAGTAATTTATGACCGTCGTCGGCCACCGGAATCGATTTGCATAGATGATAGCCTATTATATTTTAGCTATAAGGAACGCAACAATCATATTACGAAACTATTGTTACTGTGGGACCTGGGACCATGGAAATTCTACAGTTGTAGGCGCCTGTTCTGAACTCATCGCAtcataaattcttaaaaaccAGATTGCCATCAAATGACAGTTTGTGTTTCCTATTCGTCCGCCACTAGCCACTTTTTAGACCACACGCAGCCACCACCAATCAAGAACTATTCTATAACTTCCTCACATTATATCCCCTCCTTAAAAAAAGTAATGgaataagaaaaacaatcaaacaaGAAATACAGCAACATATTATTAACATacctaaatataaaataccaatacaaaaatcgaaatacaAAACAGGATTAAATGGCGGCTATTATACAGGCGCACTGCATCATCGGGCACACAGCACCACACCGCATGATGGTCCCCACAGTACAACAAATcttggcggcagcagcagttcTGCCTTGGCACCGCCTCCGCCCTCCGCTGGCGCTAACTCcgtggctgcagctgctgctgctgtggccgCGGCAGCTGCCGCGCTCCTGCCGTCGCCGGTTCCGCCGAACGCTGCTGTGCCAACGGTGCCACATTTGTCGCCGCAAGTTGGTGGATTGCCGCTTGGAATTGTGAGTAGCCAATCGGTAGGTACACAAGTTACcagtgttgtgttttgtgtgtgcgcaaTGTGTGTCCAAGTCGTTCGTACCTGCTAGTTTCATGTGGTAgtcatctgtgtgtgtgcgtgtgtatgtgtgtggtctagcttgttgttattgttgttcatgttgatgttgatgttgtttgccacttgttcttgttcttttaTATTGGTCattagttgttgtttgcctaGGCTAGGGTTTTTACTAACAGAACTatacaatactatatatatgctttatgaatacatactacatattatatatttatcctagatacatttaaatatatatctttatattcttatttaatacaaaCTATATAATCGTGAATGGTGAATTCTTTTGAATTTGTGCTAATCGTTTGACATCTTGTTTTTAGCACCTGAGTGCGCCAGACCCTAATAATCATCTGTCATCGAGCATTAAATCCGAAGTAAAGGTCGAGTCAACGGAGACGCCGTAGGCTTGCTGCGTCGTTGCTGGAGGAGGCGAAACTGGTGTGGCAACGGACAGTGACATTATGGAACTTCACGCGGATGACAGACAAGAGGCAGGCAGTCAGAAAGTCAGATCTACATATACTGAATCTTAAGTTAATACCTGTGCATTTCGCATAGCCAGACATACAAACGTGATcttatatttgttgtaaaacCAATCTACAATCACAtcatctgcatctgtatcttttctgtatctgtatctgtccACCAcatctatctgtctgtctgtgccTGTGCCTGGCCCCTGTATGCCAGATTCATGCGCACCAgcctttgatttgattttttccAAGTTTCtaagttataatttaaaatacgatACATATTTGCATTACCAAccctaaaaacaaaacaaaaaaatctaatgagaaccccaaaacaaaaacacacacacacaacacgcCTCAAAATTAACTACGTAtgtatttagaatttaatttgtaactaTTTAGAATTTTACAGTTACAATTTAAgacttttatttgtattgcagCAAATTgtaagagaaaataaaaatatgttaccTACATATaagcgcaaaaacaaaacaaaaacacgaaatgttggaaaattttaactaaaaaagaaaagaaaaaaaaacaaaatttatggcatacaaaaacaacacacaagaGAGACGTTTAGTGCTTAAGATACGTTTAAAgtacataataaaaaacaaacgcagTGTATATCTTTGTGTAATATAAATTAGGTGCTTGACAAGGGGTTCCCGTGAAATTTTGTGTTTGAGTCCAATTGAAAAGCCGTTTCCCAACATTTCCAGTGAAAAAAATCGTATTTTTAGGTATGTAAACTTTTATTTGAGTCAGTTATACACAAAGGTTTCTTTCGGGTGGAATACTATTTTAAATGCTACATAACACCAGTTCTAAATTAGCACAAACTACACAGCGTCAAGACAATTTGCTTGTATTTGTAATACAGTTTTTGcgttaaacaattaaaatcttttaataaaGTATTGTGTAGGtaggtttcttttttgtttttgttttttttttttattgtaaaattcCTCAATATAATATGTAACATTTAACACACGGCCATTCTTCCAATGTCGAAGGTCCATCACGttttcacttaattttaaacGATACTAtctaaattttagttttgttttctacGGAATGAACAACAGTTACATACATGAGAGTCGAGTTGAAGATAAAGTATTGGATCTGCTGCACGGGGCACATTCACATTTAGAGTTATGCTAAAGTTATACACTATACAAGTAACAATTGAAGTTATTTTTGAGCTAGAATTAAGCTTGTCGCGAAACCATGTGCATACAATACGGGCGCCTAACTAACTGGTCAAAACACATGACTAATTATTTGCAGGGAtctgtgtgtgattgtgtatAAATGTAGTGTCAGTTCTAACAACTATGCAGGGACAGGACAGCAATATTAATCAAGTCCGTATGCAATAGAATATGAGTCGAGACCCAAGTATctaaatgtatatttgtatgtctGTACTTTTCAGTAGTATTGTATTGGGTTTTTAAAACCAGGAATATGTTGAAatgtcttttctttttctttttttgttttgtatcttgtttttttgtacacttgtgtgttgtgtgtaaaCAGGTTTTATCAAAAGCATCAAGTTCGTACAATACTTATAATATGTCAATACCCACCGAATTGTGTGGGCGTTTTACTTAAAAACGagaataaaatcaacaacattGAAAACATGGTCCACGATCAACTTAAAAGAATCGCGTCAGCCGTGGTCTCATAATACGAAAGACGCCAAAAAGACCGAGACCAATGAGACCGTACTTGAAGGTGTTCTTGCAGACCCGTTGGCCAAGGCTCGCTTGTGGTATTTCGAGTATGGCTGGAATCTTTTCGGGATCTACTTCGCCCCACATTTTTGCAATGCCGTTGGCATGACCAATGCCtacaacgccaacaacacgTACGGGACGGACCTGATGGGCGCCAGGTGCAGCTTGCGGCAGAGCTGCCAGTTGCAGAGAATGACACAAATATAGATCACGTTCACGCACAAACACATCGGAGAACGCAGGAAATTCGCCGGCCATTTCTTGCATAAGTTTCTCCAACAAGTCACGCTGCTTGCATTCCTCCACCTCCTCGATGCTAATGCTATCCGTGAATGTCAAACGCCAGACCAACTTCATGGTCTGCCACAAGGATAAAGCGCGCAGAGCCCGATATAGTGTGATGCGTATTGGACGATCACCGAGATGCAGAATACAGCCCGGCAACTTGTGTATTTCCTCGAAGGCGCGTCGAAATTCACCACCAGGTGCCATGCCCAGGTCCTTGGCAATCTGAGCACTCATTTGTAATAGCAAAATGAAGAAGATGCCATTGATGTAGCCATGAGTCTGAATTATGCCGCGTATCTATAATGCAAATACTTGATATGAATATTGTTTCGagattaataaatatgtgttCGTAGTTACCTTGGGTATGTTGATGTTCTTTGCCTCTTCCAGCAATGTTTTCTCATCAAGTTTCAATATGTGTACACGCGATGGACATAGCTCAACCATGACCACATCTGGACGGACATTGCGAATGACCTATATATTTAAAAGGGTAGTGATTAGTAAATACTctactatttttataatattaatatttccaCTTACAAAAGACACATCATCTTGTGATTCCTCACTGAAGTGTGCCGTGCCCACAAGGTAGACTTTGCTGCCAAACGGGGTATTCAATAGTGTAACAGTCGATGGCAAATTTTGATCAAATTCCTCCAGAGTATCATAGATGACAATCTCGCGTTTGGTTTGTGGGTGATCGCTAACTGTTGCGGTCTCCGCTAGCTGCAAATTTGTCTCGTTGCCACCATCGGCTGCTGCGGATGCTTCGGCTATAGATATATCCAGTTTTTGCTTGCTAGTTTGCAGAAGTGATTCTGCCTTGCGTCGACGTTTATCCACAGTATTATCCACAGCTTTATTGGGTGATTTTCTGAGTATATTCTTAACTTTTTCGACTGCCTCGTCGTTATCTTCACTTGAGAGACTTTCGATCAGTACAACCTTTTTCTCCAGGTCCTCCACTTTAATAGAGTTTTCGTTAATTTCTATAATTGACAAATTGGGATTATCGGTCTTAAATATTGTCTTGTTGGCCAGCTGAGACTTTGGGTCCACTTCCTCCTGCGAGGTATTCGTATCAGTGCTCTCGGATTGTATCAACAACATGCTGGCGTTAATCGCTGCtgtattatttgtttgtgctAGAGGAGCATAGGAATTAAGAGATGCATCAGTTtcgctgccgttgccattcGAATAATCCTCGGCATCTGACATTTTTTTGTGCGAATTTTGAATGTTCTGAGCTCTGATTCATATCAGCGATGAGGCTTTCTGTATAAATTAGGAAAAAgatatgaatataataataaagattgaaatgcatttactaaacataaaaattataaaataacaaaaaattataggTGCTGAGtttttttgcaaatacaaAGCTTTCAGCTCGTTCAAGTATGATATATGATTCTCATCCTTGCAGTTATTTTCTAAGAACTGTTGAAGCAATTCGTAACATTTCTGCTTTAAGATCACCAAATTggatttatgtttttcttcCAGGTCATCCAACTTGGCTTCATATTTTTCCGCAAGATGCTTTCGCGTGCGTTCCAGCTTTTGGTCAATTTTTGCTTTGTGGTTATGTTTCTGTGATTGATATTCCTTCATAAATAATTCCTGTACTTCCATTTCGAAAAGGGTATCAGTTTGAAAACagcttttcataaatttatgatCACCAATAAACACAGCAAAGATATGCGTTAGGAATTTTCGTGGAAATGACTGCAAATTTTGTTCATTAAGCGCCTTCTTGGAAGATTCTAAGAGTAAAGACTTTAGATCCTTTTGAAATTGTCTTTTGGCTAGAATCTGCTCttggaattttttttgatattgcTCCAAATGATCGGTCTCAATACGAAGTGCAGCGATTTGCATCTTTAGTGTGTTTAAATGATTCACGTGTCGAGCGTGCTGACTTTTTAGCTTGTCTAGTTTATCCATATCTGTTGGATGCTTAACAATATTTGTAGCATCGGGTTGATGTTTAGACATTTTATTATCCTTACGATATAGTTATTCTAATTTTGGGATTTTATAGCTATAGATTGCTTAAGCTAAAGCTGTCGAATAAAGCCGCACGGCTGGCTGattgttaataattttttatgcttACCGTTACACGATTTAAAGGCCGTTGTGGATAGTTGATGATCCAATGCACTGTCATATAATGTACCGTCGCCAATAAAGGATGATTTGTTCTTCGGATCAGGTGTTTGCAACAACGAATTATTCGAGGATGAAGCTGATAAATCCATTACTATTGTGCACTATCGGTGGATGTTACGTATTTTCTTACTATGTTTTATACTGCAGATGGAGATGGTAATTTGGTATACGtgttgtttgtatgtgtgcgttttgtgtgtgcacagCTGCTATTTTGGAAGAATCGGTTACGGGTTGAAATTCGGTTTTATTTGGTTGTAcgtatttacatacataagaGGGTgtcgtatgtatgtattatgtgACTGTACGTCGGGCTGACATCAGTTCGAGCGAGCTCCGTGTTCTGAGAATAACTGTAAGGTAAAacaataccaaattaatgagggaaagagagagcgagagagtgattAGCGGTACCAATAGATAATTCAAGTCTACCTCCTCCTATCACGAACTTAAAATTTCAAAGATGTATTCTGCGTACGTGTACATAGCTCTTGATTATAAAATCAATGACAGGTATGTTCACAAATGAGcacaatattcaataaatcATAAGCAATTATTCGCGCAAGTATTCAGATAGTTATCAGTATTCACccacaatataaatatgttttgctTTCGTCAGCTACTTACACAAGTGCTTCATATGCGCATACACAAacttacacacgcacacatgcatacatatgtatcgtAATACATACCATAATAATTGTAGCAGGCTTACCTGAAAGTCttaattttgtgtgtgcactGCGGACTCACAGACTTTTAATTGACATTACAAACTTTTAGCTATAGGGTATAGTGTTTTGTTAGTGTTTTTCCGttggttttatattttgtttttgtttaaatcaaACCCAAAAAACTAAAGAATGAAATTGTGATTGTGGCAAACTGAGATAGAGCTTTCTCTTGTTCTTGCTAGCGTCAACCAGTGTTGTTCAATTGCATGGGAAAAAGtgcagcaaaataataatcttaCTGGAATTCATTGATGGTATTCCCgaaagaaaatgtatttgtgtggATTCGCAGATGATACAAAAATGTTctgtataacaaaaatatttgtaatcataagactgtttttttgttatgttaaaatactattcttaaatcaaataaCGTCAATTTTATAACCTACACGATAAACTTGTCGATATACacgaatattttttaattcttttaagtGGTAGGGCAACATTGTTGATAAACAGCTGTTTTCCTCACCGCGTTGGGTAAATTTACTACTCGGccaatttaaattagtttgatttattaaaaccATGGCGGATGAAGCAGAGGATCCTAACAAGGTAATTGTTGTAgattttgttgtgcttgtggAATTAATTCAATTGTGTTTCAATGTCCCGCAGACTTTCTTCATATTTGGTCGCGATGTTTCTCAGATTCCATGCTTTCGTAACAGTTTTCTTTATGGCATCAGCGGAGGAATGGGCATCGGAGTGTTGACATTCTTGGGCACTTCCCGGCCACATTTAGCAACCCACGTTGGATTTGGGAGCTTCTTTTGTGGTACAATTGTATATTGGATGGCCTGCAGGTTAGTTTTGGGTAATAAAC
Coding sequences:
- the LOC133838440 gene encoding cytochrome c oxidase assembly protein COX20, mitochondrial, encoding MADEAEDPNKTFFIFGRDVSQIPCFRNSFLYGISGGMGIGVLTFLGTSRPHLATHVGFGSFFCGTIVYWMACRYQWSLRRFEQQQLREAMRRQAQYEGTEVERELDLKTA
- the LOC133838424 gene encoding LOW QUALITY PROTEIN: traB domain-containing protein (The sequence of the model RefSeq protein was modified relative to this genomic sequence to represent the inferred CDS: inserted 2 bases in 1 codon); this encodes MDLSASSSNNSLLQTPDPKNKSSFIGDGTLYDSALDHQLSTTAFKSCNESLIADMNQSSXNIQNSHKKMSDAEDYSNGNGSETDASLNSYAPLAQTNNTAAINASMLLIQSESTDTNTSQEEVDPKSQLANKTIFKTDNPNLSIIEINENSIKVEDLEKKVVLIESLSSEDNDEAVEKVKNILRKSPNKAVDNTVDKRRRKAESLLQTSKQKLDISIAEASAAADGGNETNLQLAETATVSDHPQTKREIVIYDTLEEFDQNLPSTVTLLNTPFGSKVYLVGTAHFSEESQDDVSFVIRNVRPDVVMVELCPSRVHILKLDEKTLLEEAKNINIPKIRGIIQTHGYINGIFFILLLQMSAQIAKDLGMAPGGEFRRAFEEIHKLPGCILHLGDRPIRITLYRALRALSLWQTMKLVWRLTFTDSISIEEVEECKQRDLLEKLMQEMAGEFPAFSDVFVRERDLYLCHSLQLAALPQAAPGAHQVRPVRVVGVVGIGHANGIAKMWGEVDPEKIPAILEIPQASLGQRVCKNTFKYGLIGLGLFGVFRIMRPRLTRFF